A window of the Streptomyces albireticuli genome harbors these coding sequences:
- a CDS encoding beta-ketoacyl-[acyl-carrier-protein] synthase family protein gives MSRPERRVVVTGIGLLTALGEGVQATWKALLAGRSGVGLIRAYDPQPLRTRLAAEIEGFEPERFMARRSLRMLNRGDQLAVAAGTLALEDAGLRGAWEGGTGLGPRTGLYLGGNKEVPKLDELIGNLGRVRRADGTVDLPALGRNASSLIAPLFFVEGLQPAAAFHISEKFGIRGANAFFAGTADSGAVALGRGMRSVRRGESDIALCGGYDDATSWWTMSKMDGLGVLTTREEWGERAFRPFDREHSGSVFGEGAALLVLEEREHALSRGARCYAEIDGFGTGNDCTRPPSPDPDGRGLSRAVARALADAGRGQETDYIAAHGCATPLGDLSETRALHDALGPAARSAQISSVKPQTGHLLGGAGALNAAVAALALDCGTVPATLHCDDPAAGCDLDWIPGTPRDSAPRTALALARGLEGQAAALSLKRAG, from the coding sequence GTGAGCCGCCCGGAACGCCGGGTGGTGGTCACCGGCATCGGGCTGCTCACGGCCCTGGGGGAAGGCGTGCAGGCGACCTGGAAGGCGCTGCTGGCGGGACGCAGCGGCGTCGGGCTCATCCGGGCCTACGATCCGCAGCCGTTGCGCACCCGCCTGGCCGCCGAGATCGAAGGATTCGAACCGGAACGATTCATGGCGCGCCGTTCGCTGCGCATGCTCAACCGGGGCGATCAACTCGCCGTCGCGGCCGGGACACTGGCCCTGGAGGACGCCGGCCTCCGCGGGGCGTGGGAGGGCGGGACCGGGCTCGGGCCGCGGACCGGGCTGTACCTCGGCGGTAACAAGGAGGTGCCGAAGCTGGACGAACTCATCGGCAACCTCGGCCGGGTCCGCCGCGCCGACGGCACGGTGGATCTGCCGGCGCTCGGCCGGAACGCCTCCTCGCTCATAGCTCCGCTGTTCTTCGTCGAAGGTCTGCAACCCGCCGCCGCCTTCCACATCTCGGAGAAGTTCGGGATACGCGGGGCCAACGCGTTCTTCGCGGGTACCGCGGACTCCGGAGCCGTCGCACTCGGGCGGGGCATGCGCTCCGTGCGACGAGGCGAGTCGGACATCGCGCTCTGCGGTGGATACGACGACGCCACCTCGTGGTGGACGATGTCGAAGATGGACGGGCTCGGCGTCCTCACCACCCGCGAGGAATGGGGCGAGCGGGCCTTCCGCCCCTTCGATCGCGAGCACAGCGGCTCCGTCTTCGGGGAAGGCGCGGCGCTGCTGGTCCTGGAGGAACGCGAACACGCGCTGTCCCGCGGCGCGCGCTGCTACGCGGAGATCGACGGCTTCGGTACCGGCAACGACTGCACCAGACCACCGAGCCCCGACCCCGACGGACGCGGCCTGTCCCGGGCCGTCGCCCGCGCGCTCGCGGACGCCGGACGCGGGCAGGAGACCGACTACATCGCCGCGCACGGCTGCGCCACGCCGCTGGGCGACCTGAGCGAGACCCGGGCACTGCACGACGCGCTGGGGCCGGCCGCGAGATCGGCCCAGATCAGCAGCGTCAAACCCCAGACCGGTCATCTGCTCGGCGGCGCGGGTGCCCTCAACGCCGCAGTGGCGGCGCTCGCCCTCGACTGCGGGACGGTGCCGGCCACGCTGCACTGCGATGACCCCGCCGCCGGGTGCGACCTGGACTGGATCCCCGGCACTCCGCGCGACAGCGCGCCGCGCACGGCGCTCGCCCTTGCTCGTGGCCTAGAGGGGCAGGCGGCGGCCCTGTCGTTGAAGCGTGCCGGGTGA
- a CDS encoding NUDIX hydrolase, which yields MSRIDYFRDPNAPEANSVVPSVTAVVQDEQGNLLLIHKTDNDLWALPGGGHDVGESITQTVIREVEEETGISVTVDAVVGLYTDPRHVMAYDDGEVRQQFSICFRARPIGGSLRTSSESKEVRWVSLSDLDKLDIHPSMRLRITHGLDASRTTPYIG from the coding sequence ATGAGCCGCATCGACTACTTTCGTGACCCGAATGCACCCGAGGCCAACTCGGTCGTTCCATCCGTCACGGCGGTTGTCCAGGACGAACAGGGCAACCTCCTACTCATCCACAAGACCGACAACGACCTCTGGGCTTTGCCTGGCGGCGGCCACGACGTCGGCGAAAGCATCACCCAGACAGTCATCCGGGAAGTGGAGGAAGAGACAGGCATCTCGGTGACCGTAGACGCCGTAGTTGGTCTATACACCGACCCACGGCACGTCATGGCGTACGACGACGGTGAAGTTCGCCAGCAGTTCTCCATCTGCTTTCGCGCCCGTCCTATTGGCGGATCCTTGCGGACCAGCTCTGAGTCGAAAGAGGTGCGGTGGGTCTCCCTGTCAGACCTCGATAAACTCGACATCCATCCGTCGATGCGCCTCCGAATTACCCACGGTCTAGACGCATCGCGGACAACCCCCTATATCGGCTGA
- a CDS encoding GntR family transcriptional regulator, whose translation MPQVSPRGTYLQISESLRQKIEKGQISEALPSEAELMRVYGVGRSTIGRSLKALKMEGIIESVQGAGWFVTGTGDRRPLVDQVMDLLRGEGMAVGDTFPSENELCERFAVSRTAVRSAIAQMEGRGLIEMGPRRRRQVRALPGEEGSS comes from the coding sequence GTGCCGCAGGTCAGTCCGCGGGGTACGTACTTGCAGATCTCGGAGTCTCTGCGTCAGAAGATCGAGAAGGGGCAGATCAGCGAGGCGCTGCCTTCCGAGGCAGAGCTGATGCGTGTCTACGGCGTTGGGCGTAGCACGATCGGGCGGTCGCTTAAGGCGCTGAAGATGGAGGGGATTATCGAGTCCGTGCAGGGGGCTGGATGGTTTGTCACCGGCACTGGCGATCGTCGGCCCCTCGTTGATCAGGTGATGGATCTCCTTCGAGGGGAAGGCATGGCGGTGGGCGACACATTCCCGTCCGAGAACGAGCTGTGCGAGCGGTTCGCGGTGTCCCGGACTGCGGTGCGCTCCGCCATCGCTCAGATGGAAGGGCGGGGCCTCATCGAGATGGGCCCGCGCCGGCGGCGGCAGGTCCGCGCTCTCCCGGGCGAAGAAGGGAGCTCGTAG
- a CDS encoding DUF2637 domain-containing protein, with translation MNADQVRSAERALSVGMWLIVFGAMLYSILTVTPLMASHTPDAWDWTAPILPLVVDAAVVIVVWLDSALARLGGSGGRWPTALRWMTGTMTLALNIGDSALLTDMVGVAVHAVAPLLLIVTAETGLAYRRAIAAAVNALEARQRAEREAVRKAAEDRAEAAARRDREQREHDARLAREQREHDAQVDRERREHQAQLAREQGEREEQARREARELAEAREARERAEAERREQERAQQQREREHRERESAERRAREERERTARERREHQERAQRAERERAALLATGPATEKLSEERARATVRAAFDAGLPVRTAAELTGWSTGWISTRYQELRDHPATEALV, from the coding sequence GTGAACGCTGATCAGGTCCGTTCAGCGGAACGTGCTCTGTCGGTGGGCATGTGGCTGATCGTCTTCGGCGCCATGCTCTACTCGATCCTCACCGTCACCCCGCTCATGGCGTCCCACACCCCGGACGCCTGGGACTGGACGGCCCCGATCCTGCCACTCGTGGTGGATGCCGCCGTGGTGATCGTGGTCTGGCTCGACTCCGCCCTCGCCCGCCTGGGCGGGTCCGGCGGCCGGTGGCCGACCGCGCTGCGGTGGATGACCGGCACCATGACACTCGCCCTGAACATCGGGGACTCCGCGCTGCTCACGGACATGGTCGGCGTGGCCGTCCACGCGGTGGCACCCCTGCTCCTGATCGTCACCGCAGAGACCGGGCTGGCCTACCGGCGGGCCATCGCCGCCGCCGTGAACGCCCTGGAAGCCCGGCAGCGAGCCGAGCGCGAAGCAGTGCGGAAAGCCGCGGAGGACCGGGCTGAGGCGGCCGCTCGTCGGGATCGGGAGCAGCGCGAGCACGACGCGCGGCTTGCTCGTGAACAGCGTGAGCACGATGCCCAGGTCGACCGTGAACGCCGTGAACACCAGGCCCAGCTGGCCCGCGAACAGGGCGAGCGGGAGGAGCAGGCGCGGCGGGAGGCGCGGGAACTGGCGGAGGCCCGGGAGGCGCGCGAGCGGGCCGAGGCTGAACGCCGTGAACAGGAGCGTGCACAGCAGCAGCGCGAGCGTGAACACCGTGAACGCGAGAGCGCCGAGCGGCGGGCCCGCGAAGAGCGGGAGCGCACTGCGCGTGAACGCCGTGAACACCAGGAGCGGGCCCAGCGGGCCGAGCGTGAACGGGCCGCCCTGCTGGCCACCGGCCCGGCCACCGAGAAACTGTCGGAGGAGCGGGCCCGCGCGACCGTCCGGGCCGCCTTCGACGCCGGCCTGCCCGTGCGGACCGCGGCCGAGCTCACCGGCTGGTCCACCGGCTGGATCTCCACCCGCTACCAAGAACTCCGCGACCACCCCGCCACTGAGGCCCTCGTCTGA
- a CDS encoding hydroxymyristoyl-ACP dehydratase: MTTIATAVPDVLTTADFDRIVVFESGRRAIAVRNVPATLQCFTTHFPRLPVLPGVLLLEDMAALAAGVAYTGRPLRLRAARKVRFRRPVGPGDQVEITVEMTGPVGGGTECGAVARVGGRTVATAGALLLHPVDAR, translated from the coding sequence ATGACAACCATCGCAACCGCCGTGCCGGATGTCCTGACCACCGCCGATTTCGACCGGATCGTGGTCTTCGAATCCGGTCGGCGTGCCATAGCCGTGCGCAATGTGCCGGCGACACTGCAGTGCTTCACCACCCACTTCCCACGCCTCCCGGTGCTTCCGGGGGTCCTGCTGCTGGAGGACATGGCCGCCCTTGCCGCCGGCGTGGCGTACACAGGGCGGCCGCTGCGCCTCCGGGCCGCACGCAAGGTGCGCTTCCGGCGCCCGGTCGGTCCCGGGGATCAGGTCGAGATCACCGTCGAGATGACGGGACCCGTCGGGGGCGGCACGGAATGCGGTGCCGTCGCGAGGGTCGGCGGCCGAACGGTCGCCACGGCCGGCGCGCTCCTGCTCCACCCGGTGGACGCGCGGTGA
- a CDS encoding 3-oxoacyl-ACP synthase III family protein yields MPQHVTALRRISFLSTGAQLPGDPIDNATLERLCGPLPEDVLTGIGVRHRHWIIDPETGEHHSSTTDMATAAARLALERAGLEPGDIDLLVMSTASPDHALPAAGTFVQERLGLDRCAVVEVRAGCVGAVQALDYARRMLADGTYRTALVVGAESISPLLAPVYLGRDPFRVRMRDRLTVYTFGDGAGAVVLRAGEEGSAAEDPLGHTFATQCLGGGRRPGMQVVGGGTDAPLAEQRRRHRLMEIRLDVPGTAEFGPQVFANGLRDVLRRSGLSVDDVDACVLPEGNAEYFSREFESAGIGAADHSALQKIIVENLADVGATGSAAVPLALDAGIAAGRVRPGHKVLLLAIEASRYLYAGLTLTWQGPGHV; encoded by the coding sequence ATGCCTCAGCACGTCACCGCCCTCCGCCGGATCTCCTTTCTCTCCACCGGTGCCCAGCTGCCGGGCGACCCCATCGACAACGCGACACTGGAACGGCTGTGCGGTCCGCTGCCGGAGGACGTGCTGACCGGGATCGGGGTGCGGCACCGGCACTGGATCATCGACCCGGAAACCGGTGAACACCACTCCAGCACCACGGACATGGCGACAGCGGCGGCACGCCTCGCCCTCGAGCGTGCGGGCCTGGAGCCCGGCGATATCGATCTCCTGGTGATGTCCACGGCCAGCCCCGACCACGCCCTGCCCGCGGCAGGCACTTTTGTTCAGGAACGGCTCGGTCTCGACCGGTGCGCCGTCGTCGAGGTGCGCGCCGGCTGCGTGGGGGCGGTGCAGGCACTCGACTACGCGCGCCGCATGCTGGCCGACGGGACCTACCGAACCGCGCTCGTCGTCGGTGCCGAGTCGATCTCACCGCTGCTGGCCCCCGTCTACCTCGGCCGTGATCCCTTCCGCGTCCGGATGCGCGACCGGCTCACCGTGTACACCTTCGGGGACGGCGCGGGAGCGGTCGTACTGCGTGCGGGCGAGGAGGGGTCGGCTGCCGAGGATCCACTGGGGCACACCTTCGCGACCCAGTGCCTCGGCGGCGGCCGGCGACCGGGCATGCAGGTTGTCGGTGGTGGTACGGACGCACCCCTGGCCGAACAGCGGAGACGTCACCGGCTGATGGAGATCCGGCTCGATGTCCCGGGCACCGCGGAGTTCGGCCCCCAGGTGTTCGCCAACGGGCTGAGGGACGTGCTGCGGCGTTCCGGCCTGTCGGTGGACGACGTCGACGCCTGTGTCCTGCCCGAGGGAAACGCCGAATATTTCAGCCGGGAATTCGAATCCGCAGGGATCGGCGCGGCCGATCACAGCGCGTTGCAGAAGATCATTGTCGAGAATCTGGCCGATGTCGGAGCCACGGGTTCCGCTGCGGTGCCACTCGCCCTCGACGCCGGGATCGCGGCCGGCCGGGTGCGTCCGGGACATAAGGTCCTGCTGCTCGCCATCGAGGCCAGCCGCTATCTCTATGCGGGACTCACCCTCACCTGGCAGGGGCCCGGACATGTCTGA
- a CDS encoding beta-ketoacyl-[acyl-carrier-protein] synthase family protein: protein MDGTSRKIRHVVITAVGAVTAHGIGAEALWKGSMDGTVAIRPVDAFAEDGSAPRIGGAVPEFPVPAYDYPAGLGGAREPALDFALTAAQEALAASGLTGIPRERWGIAFGSCNGGTRSGELALSRARGSGETDGNPFQPLLVSPHALAEALSAAFDIQGPVLSVNTACASGAHALAHALEVIRGGRADAMLVGGSDAFTETAFAGFTSLQSLSARPAAPYSRDRDGLSLGEGSGMLVLAEESVAQRCGAPVLAKLIGYGLSADGYHATAPHPEGEGASRAIRGAMRSSGVSADDIGYINGHGTGTRKNDEAESNAVRTALGEVAEKTPLSSTKSTVGHLLGAAGAVEAVVTVLALRDQTLPPTAGFTGVDPKCGLDSVPLRARRQPMDVALSNNFAFAGANATVAFARPGTAVPAPPEARDESVVVTGIGVVTAGGQDPDALWENYRAGVSPGGPYRGLRAAPVEFDPGRWIPPRERRRMDRPGLLAVAACHEALVHAGLDAHGRVGVVLGTGLGPMRSTEEFYLPVLASGSAAASPAVFPNTVFNAAAGQVAMVLGAKGPTSTVTAGHAAGASALSVAHDLLRAGRADAVLCPAVDDLSATVLDFYDALPLFRGSAGRGYTLADGGVALLLERASAARARGARVLAEFVGHGTASDALGVGRWDVHGAGVERAMRHALADSHLAAGDLESVWANAAGLAAVDRPEARAIGRLTDDSPRPVHAPKRVLGEPVGAGAQLAAALAITGWRRTGAAGPVLVNSSSLGGTHISLVFRPATEN, encoded by the coding sequence ATGGACGGCACGTCCCGAAAGATCCGGCACGTGGTCATCACGGCCGTGGGAGCGGTGACGGCACACGGCATCGGCGCCGAGGCGCTGTGGAAAGGCAGTATGGACGGCACGGTGGCCATTCGCCCCGTCGACGCCTTCGCCGAGGACGGCTCCGCACCGAGGATAGGAGGAGCGGTTCCGGAGTTCCCGGTCCCCGCTTACGACTATCCGGCAGGGCTCGGCGGGGCGAGGGAACCCGCCCTCGACTTCGCGCTCACCGCTGCCCAGGAGGCGCTCGCCGCGAGCGGGCTGACCGGGATACCCCGGGAACGCTGGGGGATCGCGTTCGGCAGCTGCAACGGCGGTACCCGCAGCGGCGAGCTGGCGCTGAGCCGGGCCCGTGGATCCGGGGAAACGGACGGTAACCCCTTCCAGCCCTTGCTGGTGTCCCCGCACGCCTTGGCGGAGGCGCTGAGCGCGGCGTTCGACATCCAGGGTCCTGTCCTGTCCGTCAACACCGCATGCGCGTCCGGTGCGCACGCCTTGGCGCATGCGCTGGAGGTGATACGCGGGGGACGTGCCGACGCGATGCTGGTGGGCGGCAGCGACGCGTTCACCGAGACCGCCTTCGCCGGGTTCACCAGCCTCCAGTCGCTGTCCGCCCGCCCGGCCGCCCCGTATTCCAGAGACCGGGACGGCCTCTCGCTGGGCGAGGGGAGCGGCATGCTGGTGCTGGCGGAGGAATCCGTCGCACAGCGTTGCGGAGCACCGGTGCTGGCGAAGCTGATCGGCTATGGACTCTCCGCCGACGGGTACCACGCCACAGCGCCGCACCCGGAGGGCGAGGGCGCGAGCCGGGCCATCCGGGGCGCCATGAGATCGTCCGGCGTATCCGCCGACGACATCGGATACATCAACGGCCATGGAACAGGGACCCGGAAGAACGACGAGGCCGAGAGCAACGCCGTACGCACCGCCCTCGGTGAGGTCGCTGAGAAGACCCCGCTGAGCAGTACGAAGTCGACCGTCGGGCATCTGCTCGGCGCTGCCGGTGCCGTGGAGGCCGTCGTCACCGTCCTGGCCCTGCGGGATCAGACGCTCCCGCCCACGGCCGGTTTCACTGGTGTCGACCCCAAGTGCGGTCTGGACAGTGTGCCGTTGCGGGCACGACGACAGCCCATGGATGTCGCCCTGTCCAACAACTTCGCCTTCGCCGGCGCCAATGCCACCGTCGCTTTCGCCCGGCCGGGCACCGCGGTGCCCGCCCCGCCCGAAGCCCGGGACGAGAGCGTCGTCGTGACCGGCATCGGCGTGGTCACGGCAGGAGGCCAGGATCCTGATGCGCTGTGGGAGAACTACCGAGCGGGCGTGAGCCCCGGCGGCCCGTACCGTGGACTGCGGGCCGCCCCTGTCGAATTCGACCCCGGCCGCTGGATCCCGCCCCGGGAACGCCGGCGTATGGACAGACCGGGCCTCCTCGCCGTCGCCGCTTGTCACGAAGCGCTGGTGCACGCGGGCCTCGATGCCCACGGCAGGGTGGGCGTGGTGCTCGGCACGGGGCTGGGGCCGATGCGCAGTACGGAGGAGTTCTACCTGCCCGTACTCGCCAGTGGGTCCGCGGCGGCCAGCCCTGCCGTCTTCCCCAACACCGTCTTCAACGCCGCCGCGGGACAGGTCGCCATGGTGCTCGGCGCCAAGGGGCCCACGTCCACGGTCACGGCGGGGCACGCGGCAGGCGCCTCCGCCCTCTCCGTGGCGCACGACCTGCTGCGTGCGGGCCGCGCCGACGCGGTGCTCTGCCCGGCGGTGGACGACCTCTCGGCCACGGTGCTCGATTTCTATGACGCGCTCCCGCTCTTCCGCGGCTCCGCGGGGCGTGGCTACACCCTGGCCGACGGCGGCGTCGCGCTGCTTCTGGAGCGCGCTTCCGCCGCCCGCGCCCGGGGGGCCCGGGTCCTCGCGGAATTCGTGGGCCACGGCACTGCGTCCGACGCGCTCGGGGTGGGGCGCTGGGACGTACACGGCGCCGGTGTCGAGCGCGCGATGCGCCACGCTCTCGCGGACAGCCACCTCGCGGCCGGCGACCTGGAATCCGTATGGGCCAACGCGGCGGGGCTGGCAGCCGTGGACCGTCCGGAGGCGCGGGCGATCGGCCGGCTCACGGATGACTCCCCCCGCCCGGTGCACGCCCCCAAGCGCGTTCTCGGCGAGCCTGTGGGCGCCGGGGCCCAACTCGCGGCGGCTCTGGCCATCACCGGCTGGCGGCGCACCGGGGCCGCGGGCCCCGTGCTCGTCAACAGCTCCTCTCTCGGTGGCACCCACATCAGCCTTGTGTTCCGACCCGCAACGGAGAACTGA
- a CDS encoding HD domain-containing protein: MATTDLTGRAYGLAESLLSDPLPRRWSHSLGVAERARSLRAILGEDAALMEAAAVLHDIGYSPSIASTGFHPLDGARFLRDQEGMDERVVRLVAHHSCALLEAEERGLREELESEFELERPALVDAMLFSDMRTTPDGEPTTSEARVAEIVDRYGPDTIVGRFIQRAAPEIHAAVRRVEERLYVAQEVSQPI; encoded by the coding sequence ATGGCCACTACGGACCTCACGGGACGGGCTTACGGGCTCGCGGAGTCTCTGCTGTCCGACCCGCTGCCGCGACGCTGGTCCCATTCCCTCGGGGTCGCTGAGAGGGCCCGCTCCCTCCGGGCGATCCTCGGGGAGGACGCGGCTCTGATGGAGGCCGCGGCCGTTCTCCACGACATCGGGTACTCCCCCAGCATTGCCTCCACGGGGTTTCACCCCCTCGACGGCGCACGCTTCCTGCGGGACCAGGAGGGGATGGACGAACGCGTTGTCCGGTTGGTGGCACATCACTCCTGCGCCCTTCTAGAAGCGGAGGAGCGTGGACTTCGTGAGGAACTGGAGAGTGAGTTCGAGCTGGAGCGGCCGGCTTTGGTTGACGCCATGCTGTTCAGTGATATGAGAACCACCCCCGACGGCGAGCCCACGACCTCTGAGGCGCGCGTAGCCGAGATCGTTGACCGGTACGGCCCAGACACGATCGTGGGTCGCTTCATTCAGCGTGCGGCCCCCGAGATCCACGCGGCAGTGCGGCGTGTCGAAGAGCGTCTCTACGTGGCTCAGGAAGTGAGTCAGCCGATATAG
- a CDS encoding helix-turn-helix domain-containing protein, protein MANERLRGAIVESGLKLEQVAERLGVSPKTVERWVSEPNRKPYRRFQYAVASMLRREVSYLWPDERTSEEVTASSDSEVIKLYAHRSVVPPDAWAKLYASATEHFDVLVYSGFWLTEDPRFHRLVREKAAAGVPVRFMLGDPASSAVAVRGADEGIGSSMAAKIRNALMNYAPLFRLTGVEFRLHETTLYNSIYRADDELLANGHVYGVGAYMAPVLHLQRVPGGELFDTYAESLERVWENGRPITSPTDYEGATA, encoded by the coding sequence ATGGCGAACGAGAGGCTCCGTGGGGCGATCGTCGAGAGCGGCCTCAAGCTGGAGCAGGTAGCAGAGCGGCTCGGGGTATCCCCGAAGACCGTTGAACGCTGGGTGTCTGAACCGAACCGCAAGCCCTACAGGCGATTTCAGTACGCCGTCGCCTCCATGCTCCGGCGAGAGGTCTCGTACCTCTGGCCGGACGAACGGACCTCGGAGGAGGTGACCGCGTCCAGCGACTCAGAGGTGATCAAGCTCTACGCGCATCGGTCCGTCGTCCCGCCGGACGCTTGGGCAAAGCTCTACGCAAGCGCCACGGAGCACTTCGACGTGCTTGTGTACTCGGGCTTCTGGCTTACGGAGGATCCACGGTTCCACCGGCTCGTCCGAGAGAAGGCCGCCGCCGGCGTACCAGTGCGCTTCATGCTCGGCGACCCTGCCAGTTCGGCTGTAGCCGTTCGCGGCGCGGATGAAGGAATCGGGTCATCCATGGCCGCCAAAATCCGGAACGCGTTAATGAACTACGCGCCACTATTCCGACTTACGGGCGTGGAGTTCAGACTTCACGAGACGACGCTCTACAACTCAATCTACCGAGCTGACGACGAGCTGTTAGCCAACGGCCACGTTTACGGCGTAGGGGCCTATATGGCACCTGTGCTCCACCTCCAGCGCGTTCCTGGCGGCGAGCTATTCGACACGTACGCAGAAAGCCTTGAACGCGTCTGGGAGAACGGTCGACCCATCACATCGCCTACCGATTACGAGGGCGCCACAGCATGA
- a CDS encoding ester cyclase, with the protein MSDDERNKAVIRRVFDEFVNRGDFSVVDEIYRADVVDHQPLPGAPKGIPGVKYTIAGLRAGFPDLHVTIEDMSAHADHVVIHNTWRGTHLGEFLGLPPTGRAIEFTGVVVWRLTGGLIAERWGIGVDSNMLAELGMRGLAPGARSNTRRNRTAKPPLSG; encoded by the coding sequence GTGAGCGACGACGAGCGCAACAAGGCCGTCATCCGCAGAGTGTTCGACGAGTTCGTCAACCGGGGTGACTTTTCCGTGGTCGACGAGATCTACCGCGCCGATGTGGTCGATCACCAGCCGCTGCCCGGAGCCCCGAAAGGCATCCCGGGAGTCAAATACACCATCGCCGGACTGCGGGCCGGATTCCCCGATCTGCACGTCACGATCGAGGACATGAGTGCTCACGCGGACCATGTCGTCATCCACAACACCTGGCGGGGCACTCACCTCGGCGAGTTTCTCGGTTTGCCGCCGACCGGCCGCGCCATCGAGTTCACGGGGGTGGTCGTCTGGCGGTTGACAGGCGGCTTGATCGCCGAACGCTGGGGCATCGGCGTCGATTCCAACATGCTGGCCGAACTGGGCATGAGGGGCCTTGCTCCTGGCGCCCGGAGCAACACCCGCCGGAACAGGACGGCGAAGCCGCCGCTGTCCGGGTGA
- a CDS encoding GGDEF domain-containing protein: MDTVLSLSATAGPLLAGWSLHACLLRRRARRARFDPLTALPGRDLFTHCARRDLRARGAVVVMVDLDGFKDVNDTRGHAAGDAVLASTGARLQKWADLHGGTAGRLGGDEFAATALIPDPRNLAPELAALHAALRRPVSFRGYELLVSASIGAYATPFGPPDLGVALRRADEAMYAAKRSSGGWEVAYGPVPEITTTNGRRAGRPGTAPRTGGPR, encoded by the coding sequence ATGGACACCGTTCTCTCGCTGTCCGCGACGGCCGGCCCGCTGCTGGCCGGCTGGTCCCTCCACGCCTGTCTGCTGCGTCGCCGGGCCCGCCGGGCGCGGTTCGACCCGCTGACGGCGCTGCCGGGCCGCGACCTGTTCACCCACTGCGCGCGCCGTGACCTGCGGGCCCGGGGTGCGGTGGTGGTGATGGTGGACCTGGACGGGTTCAAGGACGTCAACGACACCCGCGGCCACGCCGCGGGGGACGCGGTCCTGGCCTCTACCGGCGCCCGCTTGCAGAAGTGGGCCGACCTGCACGGCGGCACCGCCGGCAGGCTGGGCGGAGATGAGTTCGCCGCCACCGCCCTGATCCCCGACCCCCGGAACCTCGCCCCCGAGCTGGCGGCACTGCATGCCGCATTGCGGCGGCCGGTGTCCTTCCGGGGCTACGAGCTCCTGGTCAGCGCGTCTATCGGCGCGTACGCCACCCCTTTCGGTCCCCCGGATCTGGGGGTGGCGCTGCGGCGGGCGGATGAGGCCATGTACGCGGCGAAGCGCTCCAGTGGCGGCTGGGAGGTCGCCTACGGCCCGGTACCGGAGATCACCACCACCAATGGCCGCCGCGCCGGCCGCCCCGGCACCGCACCCCGGACGGGAGGCCCGCGATGA